GAGTGATGTCTGATGAGGTCCGGAGCATAATCTCACCTGGGCTTTTTTCCCGTAATATGGAAAATATTTGAGGTCAATGGTCCCCACGTTGTTATTGCTGAGACTTGGGAAATAGACCTTGCTGCCCAGGAGACGGTCATTCTCTTCATTCTGGAAAATGACAAGAAGTTACGAGATGTGTGAAGTCCATTCCTGAGGAGATGAAGACACAGAAGGTCTACAGCGAGCGCACTGCTCCCCCTGTCACACCATGTCGACACCTGTTTATCATCTATAGTCCTCCGACTGTGGACGCAGGAGAGCAAGCAGTGCCAAGGACTGACATAGACATGACACATCACCTATAAACTATATAATGGCACACCGCGACCTGACGCATCACCTAAACATTATATAATGATACACAAAGACCTGACACATCACCTATACACTATATAATGATACACAAAGACCTGACAGATCACCTAAACATTATATAATGACACACGAGACCTGACACATCACCTAAACATTATATAATGACACACCGAGACCTGACACATCACCGAAACATTATATAACGACACATGAGACCTGACACCACctatacactatataatgacacaCCGAGACCTGACGCATCACCTAAACATTATATAATGATACACAAAGACCTGACACATCACctatacactatataatgacacaCCGAGACCTGACAGATCACCTAAACATTATATAATGGCACACCGAGACCTGACACATCACCTAAACATTATATAATGATACACAAAGACCTGACACATCACCTAAACATTATATAACGACACACAGAGACCTGACACATCACCTAAACATTATATAATGACACACCGAGACCTGACACATCACCTATACACTATATAACGACACACGAGACCTGATGCATCACctatacactatataatgacacaCAGAGACCTGACACATCACCTAAACATTATATAACGACACATGAGACCTGACTCATCACCTAAACATTATATAATGACACACCGAGACCTGACACATCACCTAAACATTATATATCGACACACGAGACCTGACGCATCACctatacactatataatgacacaCCGAGACCTGACACATCACctatacactatataatgacacaCCGAGACCTGACACATCACCTAAACATTATATAACGACACATGAGACCTGACGCATCACCTAAACATTATATAATGACACACAGAGACCTGACACATCACCTATACACTATATAATGATACACAGAGACCTGACACATCACctatacactatataatgacacaCAGAGACCTGACACATCACCTAAACATTATATAATGACACATGAGACCTGATGCATCACCTGTACACTATATAACGACACACGAGACCTGAAACATCACCTATACACGATATAACAATGCACCGAGACCTGACACATCATCTATACATTATATAACAAGACACTGAGACCTGACACatcacttatacattatatgacGACACAGAGAGCTGACCCATCACctatacactatataatgacacaCGAGACCTGACACATCACctatacactatataatgacacaCCGAGACCTGACACATCACCTAAACATTATATAACGACACATGAGACCTGACGCATCACCTAAACATTATATAATGACACACAGAGACCTGACACATCACCTATACACTATATAATGATACACAGAGACCTGACACATCACctatacactatataatgacacaCAGAGACCTGACACATCACCTAAACATTATATAATGACACATGAGACCTGATGCATCACCTGTCCACTATATAATGACACACGAGACCTGAAACATCACCTATACACGATATAACAATGCACCGAGACCTGACACATCATCTATACATTATATAACAAGACACTGAGACCTGACACatcacttatacattatatgacGACACAGAGAGCTGACCCATCACctatacactatataatgacacaCAGGACTTGACACATCacctatacattatataattaCACACGAGACCTGACGCATCACCTATACATTATATAACGACACACAGAGAGCTGACCCACCACctatacactatataatgacacaTGAGACCTGACACATCacctatacattatataatgaCACACGAGACCTGACACATCACCTATACACAATATAACAACAAACGAGATATGGCACATCACCTATACACTATGTAACAAGACACTGAGACCTGGTACATCACCTATACACTATATAACAGCAAATGAGACCTGACACATCacctatacattatataatgaCACACAGAGACATGGCACATCATCTATACATTATAAAAACACACGAGACCTGGCACATCACCTAAAAATTATATAACAACACACAGACACCTGACACATCACCTATACATTATACAATTACATACAGAGACCTGACATCATCTATACATTATATAACAACACACAGATACCTGACACATCACCTATACACTATATAACAAAACACAGACAACGGGGAAAATCACCTATATATTATATAACAACACACCGAGACCTGGTACATCACCTATACATTTTATAACGACACACCGTGACCTGGCACTTCACTTATACACTATATAACATCACACCGAGACCTGACACATCACCTATATATTACATAACGACACACAGAGACCTGACACATCacctatacattatataatgaCACACCGAGACCTGATACATCACCTATACATTTTATAACGACACCTGAGACATGGCACATCacctatacattatataatgaCACATGAGACCTGACTCATCACCTAAGCATTATATAATGACACATGAGACCTGGCACATCACCTATACACTATATAACGACACACGAGACATGGCACATTACCTACACACTATATAATGACACCCCGAGACCTGGCACATCATCTATACACTATATACCGACACCCAGAGACATGATACATCACctatacactatataatgacacaCAGATCCTACAATCCTATATGGGGAAGCTCAGCCAAGAGTAAAGTGCAAGCAGGGGATCTAAGCTTGAATATGTGCAGCTCTTGGAGGCGGTGGGGTGAATGGAGTTTATTTATCTAAGataagcctatatatatatatatatatatatatatatatatatatatatatatatatatatataggtctaTAGGGTCTCCTTTGAACTCTGCctcatttatttcactttttagctTCTAAAGATAATAAAGAGAAAGAGTCTGAGACTCATAAAAAGAAGACAGAACGTTATCATCCACCTGAGACGTCTGCACACTTACCCTCCCAGAACAAGTGATGGTGATGGAAGCGTTAGACAGATCCGTAACCGGCGCAGGAAGGAAATGTATCACCTGCAGAAAGAGACACAGAGACCTTCATGTAGGACTGGGGTTTAAGAGTAAAGTGAGATTGTGCGGACAGGTGAGATGTGACGTGCGGACAGGTGAGATGTGATGTGCGGAAAGGGGAGATGACACATGCGGACAGGTGAGATGTGACGTGCGGAGAGGTGAGATGTGACGTGCGGACAGGTGAGATGTGACGTGCGGACAGGTGAGATGTGACGTGCGGACAGGTGAGATGTGACGTGCGGAAAGGGGAGATGACACATGCGGACAGGTGAGATGTAACGTGCGGACAGGTGAGATGTGACGTGCGGACAGGTGAGATGTGACGTGCGGAAAGGGGAGAGGACACATGCGGACAGGTGAGATGTGACGTGCGGACAGGTGAGATGTGACGTGCGGAAAGGGGAGAGGACACATGCGGACAGGTGAGATGTGACGTGCGGACAGGTGAGATGTGACGTGCGGACAGGTGAGATGTGACGTGCGGACAGGGGAGATGACACATGCGGACAGGTGAGATGTGACGTGCGGACAGGTGAGATGTGACGTGCGGAAAGGGGAGAGGACACATGCGGACAGGTGAGATGTGACGTGCGGACAGGTGAGATGTGACGTGCGGACAGGGGAGATGACACATGCGGACAGGTGAGATGTGACGTGCGGACAGGTGAGATGTGACGTGCGGAAAGGGGAGATGGCACGAGAGGACAGGTGAGATGGCACGTGCGGACAGGTGAGATGGCACGTGCGGACAGGTGAGATGGCACGTGCGGACAGGTGAGATGGCACGTGCGGACAGGTGAGATGTGACGTGCGGAAAGGGGAGATGACACATGCGGACAGGTGAGATGTGACGTGCGGACAGGTGAGATGTGACGTGCGGAAAGGGGAGATGACACATGCGGACAGCTGAGATGTGACGTGCGGACAGGTGAGATGTGACGTGCGGACAGGTGAGATGTGACGTGCGGAAAGGGGAGATGACACGTGCGGACAGATGAGATGTGACGTGCGGACAGCTGACGTGACGTGCGGAAAGGGGAGATGGCACGAGGCGACAGGTGAGATGGCACGTGCAGACAGGTGAGATGGCACGAGGGGACAGGTGAGATGGAACGAGGGGACAGGTGAGATGGCACGTGCGGACAGGTGAGATGGCATGAGGGAACAGGTGAGATGGCACGTGCGACAGGTGAGATGGCACGTGCGGACAGGTGAGATGGCACGTGCGGACAGGCGAGATGGCACCTGCGGACAGGCGAGATGGCAGGAGGGGACAGGTGAGATGGCACGTGCGGACAGGGGAGATGGCACGAGGGGACAGGGGAGATGGCACGAGGGGACAGGGGAGATGGCACGAGCGGACAGGTGAGATGGCACGAGCGGACAGGTGAGATGGCACGTGCGGACAGGTGAGATGGCACGAGGGGACAGGTGAGATGGCACGAGGGGACAGGTGAGATGGCACGAGGGGACAGGTGAGATGGCACGAGGTGAGATGGCACATGCGGACAGGGGAGATGGCACGTGGGGACAGGTGAGATGGAACGTGGGGACAGGGGAGATGGCACGAGGGGACAGGGGAGATGGCACGAGGGGACAGGGGAGATGGCACGGGGGGACGGGTGAGATGGCACGAGGGGACGGGTGAGATGGCACGAGGGGACGGGCGAGATGGCACATGCGGACGGGCGAGATGGCACGTGCAGACGGGGAGATGGCACGAGGGGACAGGGGAGATGGCACGAGGGGACAGGGGAGATGGCACGAGGGGACAGGGGAGATGGCACGAGGGGACAGGGGAGATGGCACGTGCAGACGGGTGAGATGGCACGTGGGGACGTGTGAGATGGCACATGGGGACGGGTGAGATGGCACGTGCAGACGGGGAGATGGCACGAGGGGACAGGGGAGATGGCACGAGGGGACAGGGGAGATGGCACGTGGGGACGGGTGAGATGGCACGTGGGGACGGGTGAGATGGCACGTGGGGACGGGTGAGATGGCACGTGCGGACGGGTGAGATGGCACGAGGGGACGGGGAGATGGCACGAGGGGACAGGTGAGATGGCACGAGGGGACAGGTGAGATGGCACGAGGGGACAGGTTGAGATGGCACGAGGGGACAGGTGAGATGGCACGAGGGGACAGGGGAGATGGCACGAGGGGACAGGGGAGATGGCACGAGGGGACAGGGGAGATGGCACGAGGGGACAGGGGAGATGGTACGTGCGGACAGGTGAGATGGCACGAGGGGACAGGGGAGATGGCACGAGGGGACAGGGGAGATGGCACGAGGGGACAGGGGAGATGGCACGAGGGGACAGGGGAGATGGCACGAGGGGACAGGGGAGATGGCAGGAGGGGACAGGGGAGATGGCACGTGCGGACAGGGGAGATGGCACGTGCGGACAGGGGAGATGGCACGTGCGGACAGGGGAGATGGCACGTGGGGACAGGGGAGATGGCACGTGGGGACAGGTGAGCTGGCACGAGGGGACAGGTGAGCTGGCACGAGGGGACAGGGGAGATGGCACGAGGGGAGATGGCACGAGGGGACGGGTTGAGATGGCACGAGGGGACAGGTTGAGATGGCACGGGGGGACAGGTGAGATGGCACGGGGGGACAGGTGAGATGGCACGGGGGGACAGGTGAGATGGCAAGAGGGGACAGGTGAGATGGCAAGAGGGGACGGGGGAGATGGCACGAGGGGACGGGTGAGATGGCACGTGCGGACGGGGGAGATGACACGAGGGGATGGGGGAGATGGCACGAGGGGACGGGCGAGATGGCACATGCGGACGGGCGAGATGGCACGAGGGGACAGGGGAGATGGCACGAGGGGACAGGGGAGATGGCACGAGGGGACAGGGGAGATGGCACGTGGGGACGGGTGAGATGGCACGTGGGGACGGGTGAGATGGCACGTGGGGACGGGTGAGATGGCACGTGGGGACGGGTGAGATGGCACGTGGGGACGGGTGAGATGGCACGTGGGGACGGGTGAGATGGCACGTGCGGACGGGTGAGATGGCACGAGGGGACGGGGAGATGGCACGAGGGGACAGGTGAGATGGCACGAGGGGACAGGGGAGATGGCACGAGGGGACAGGGGAGATGGCACGAGGGGACAGGTTGAGATGGCACAGGGGGACAGGTGAGATGGCACGAGGGGACAGGTGAGATGGCACGAGGGGACAGGTGAGATGGCACGAGGGGACAGGGGAGATGGCACGAGGGGACAGGGGAGATGGCACGAGGGGACAGGGGAGATGGCACGAGGGGACAGGGCAGATGTCACGTGCGGACAGGGGAGATGGCACGTGCGGACAGAGCAGATGGCAGGAGGGGACAGGGGAGATGGTACGTGGGGACAGGGGAGATAGCACGAGGGGACAGGGGAGATGGCACGAGGGGACAGGGGAGATGGCACGAGGGGACAGGGGAgatggcaggaggagacaggggagaTGGCACGTGCGGACAGAGCATATGGCAGGAGGGGACAGGGGAGATGGCACGTGCGGACAGGGGAGCTGTGACGTGCGGACACGTGATATGTGATGTGCGGACAGGTGACATGTGACGTGTGGACAGGTGACATGTGACGTGCGGACAGGTGACGTGACGTGCGGACAGGTGACATGTGGACAGGTGACATGTGACGTGTGGATACGTGATGTGACGTGTGGACACGTGATATGTGATGTGCGGACAGGTGACATGTGATGTGTGTACAGGTGACATGACGTGCGGACAGGTGATATGTGATGTGCGGACAGGTGACATGTGATGTGTGGACAGGTGACGTGACGTGCGGACAGGTGACATGTGACGTGCGGACAGGTGACATGTGACGTGCGGACAGGTGACATGACGTGTGGACAGGTGACGTGACGTGCGGACAGGTGACATGTGATGTGCGGACAGGTGACATGTGATGTGTGTACAGGTGACATGACGTGCGGACAGGTGATATGTGATGTGCGGACAGGTGACATGTGATGTGTGGACAGGTGACGTGACGTGCGGACAGGTGACATGTGACGTGCGGACAGGTGACATGTGACGTGTGGACACGTGATGTGACGTGTGGACACGTGATATGTGATGTGCAGACAGGTGACATGTGATGTGTGTACAGGTGACGTGACGTGCGGACAGGTGATATGTGATGTGCGGACAGGTGACGTGACGTGCGGACAGGTGAGATAATAGTTGCGGTGTGGACAGGGGATTTGAAATGTGAGACAGGGGAGATTGCACTTGCGGACAGGTGAGATGGTACGAGGGGACAGGTGAGATGGCACGAGGGGACAGGTGAGATGCAGGAGGGGACAGGGGAGATGGCACGAGGGGACAGGGGAGATGGCACCAGGGGACAGGGGAGATGGCACGTGCGGACAGGTGAGATGAGGTAAGCATTCAGTTGAAAACATAATTTGATGTGAAAAAAATGGTGACTCACCTTGTTCATCTTTATGAGCACACAGGGCGTTCCATTTGAATATCCGTATGTTGGGTCGATACCAGAACATTCTCCCAGGTTGTCCCTTAGGAACTGGCATGCTTTTTTGGGATAATTTCGCACATCTCCAGTATCGTCCTGCTTGTTGTACACCCCATTGGGGCACACGGTCCCTCTCTCCTCCTGCACGGACCTGTTATAAACTGGGCATGAGAAGAAAGAGAATCTGATTATTATTTGCCTGTTATGGTCACATACCGAATCGGGGATTCTCAAAGCCGCAATCTGTTAAGCCAGACTAgggtgcggagtctaaggaaCGCCCTGTCACCCGTAACCCCGGCAAGGTGTTGTAGACTTTGCTGCAGGAGGATTCCTAGGCCACGGTCCCCAGAATAGTCATGGATTGGTCGCGGTGGCATTGTTGGAGTGAGGTGGGGTGAGGAACGGAGCCGGAGGTCGTCAACAGGAGCTGCACTAGGTACCAGGTGTAATATCCAAGGGTCAATTCAGGGGCAGTACTACAAGTACCAGGCATAATATCCAAGGGTCAACCAGGAGCGTAGTCAGAAACAAGAGCCATAGTAAAGTGACCTAAATTCACAGGAAGGATAAACCTAAATCACTAGGCAATGATCGTGAGACCCAGCTGGGATTGGCTTGTAGACCCTGACCATCAGAAGAAGCCCAGAAGAAAGCATCATGCTGCATAGCAACAGAGCACAAAATCAGAAAGTGCAGGAGTATGTAGTAGTGTAACAGAGACAGAATGGCGCAGGATCCCAGAGAGGTAACAGCCGTTTTATGGACGCGTCCTACGCTAGAAATATGTAGAGATGGCGGAAGCTGCTGAGAATGTAATTGTCTTATCTCTAAGAAGAAAAGGAAGTCGTAAAAAAAGTCACTTACTGTCCAGCTCAGAATTAAGACCATTCACGTAGACCCCCCAGCTGGCGTTTTGTGCAGTCACATTATACACGACCTCCAGGGTTTCCAGCTTGGGGCGAATCATGAGCCCTggtgaaaagaaagaaaaagtaaatACATGGAAGATCATTAGGTCCCTGAAAGGTTTGTGGTAGTTCCTCTAATCCTATCTACCATTAGATACATGGACATAAGCATGGAGACACACAGCGGCCCGTTTTCCTGCCCCAAGCCGTGTAGTTGTAATGGTGGGGCAGCTGTTGATCTATGGCTTTGTAGACCCTTTCATGACTGGAGGATCCACATCACGTGAAGACCCTCTCATGGCTGGAGGATCCACATCACGTGAAGACCATCTCATGGCTGGAGGATCCACATCACGTGAAGACCATCTCATGGCTGGAGGATCCACATCACGTGAAGACCATCTCATGGCTGGAGTATCCACATCACGTGAAGACCATCTCATGGCTGGAGGATCCACATCACATGAAGACCATCTCATGGCTGGAGGATCCACATCACGTGAAGACCATCTCATGGCTGGAGGATCCACATCACGTGAAGACCATCTCATGGCTGGAGGATCCATATCACATGAAGACTCTCGCATGGCTGGAGTATCCACATCACGTGAAGACCATCTCATGGCTGGAGGATCCACATCACGAGAAGACCATCTCATGGCTGGAGGATCCACATCATGTGAAGACCATCTCATGGCTGGAGGATCCACATCACGTGAAGACCATCTCATGGCTGGAGGATCCATATCACGTGAAGACTCTCGCATGGCTGGAGGATCCACATCATGTGAAGACCCTCTCATGGCTGGAGGATCCACATCACGTGAAGATCCTCTCATGGCTGGAGGATCCACATCACACGAAGACTCTCGGATGGCAAGAGGATCCACATCACATGAAGACTCTCTCATCGCTGGAGGATCCACATCACATGAAGACTCTCTCATGTCTGGAGGATCCACATCACATGAAGACTCTCTCATGGCTGGAGGATCCACATCACGTGAAGACTCTCACATGGCTGGAGGATCCACATCACATGAAGACTCTCTCATAGCTGGAGAATCCCCCTCACACGAAGACCCTGTCATGGCTGAAGGATCCACATGACCACATCATATGGTCCTCAATAAATGGCAGCTTGTTTCTGGTCGGTCACATCTCCTGTTTGACTTTTTATCTACTCACTACTCCCAATATCTGCTGGTTTAGATAAATACAGACTATATGGACCTTGGTGTCCGGCGGGTGAAAACATTTGCTTTTCTTTTCACTTCAGAGTTGTAGCTGGGTGCGGCAGAATAGCTTTTGGGCACCCCTGACTTCTAGCCCCAGGACACAACTCCCCTAGACCACAACTTTTCTCATCACTTGTCCTGTAATAGTCCAAATAAAGAGAAGAAGCAAAAGACTACACCCTCCATTATCCCTCTGGGCACCTGGGGAAGGAAAGCATTGGGGGTTTACCTGGATTAGCGAGCCGATCAGAGTATTTTGGATTATATTCATCGATCGTCTGTAGCATCACCCACATGCTGAGCGTGAAGACGGCCGTAAGGAAGGCATAAAACACAAAGTAAAACAGCAGAATCAGCCCtgcaggagggaaagggttaaggacgTTAGTAGAGTCACCATGTTATATGTTCATAGTAAAGAGAGCCGTTCCATAATTACACCCCAGCCCCGTGTGGCAGAAAGACCCGGGCAGTGCGGGCAGGAACATGGTCAGAGCAGGTCCTTCTTCAGGATGACTTGCCCTCCATTCAATCTCTACTACACCTGACATTCTAGAGAGTTAAAGGCCCCTCAACCTGGGCTGATCCTGAAGGTAGAGAAGACTTTAGTGTAATTTCATAGTGACATTCACAGAGGTCTAGAGTCTCATTCTATTCTTATTAACGCCATATTCATTAGTAGTAGATCCATAATTAAGGAGGCCTCACCCTCCACCATCCCTCGTACCTGAACTGTTACTGACACCATAAACCCTACAGGAGACCCTGGGACTGTACAATGATGAGAACTCTTCATCACCAGGAGACCCTGGGACTGTACAATGATGAGAACCCTTCAGGACCGGGAGACCCTGGGACTGTACAATGATGAGAACCCTTCAGAACCGGGAGACCCTGGGACTGTACAATGATGAGAACCCTTCAGGACCAGGAGACCCTGGGACTGTACAATGATGACAACTCTTCAGAACCGGGAGACCCTGGGACTGTGCAATGATGAGAACCCGTCAGAACCGGGAGACCCTGGGACTGTACAATGATGAGAACTCTTCAGCACCAGGAGACCCTGGGACTGTATAATGATGAGAACTCTTCAGCACCAGGAGACCCTGGGACTGTATAATGATGAGAACTCTTCAGAACCGGGAGACCATGGGACTGTGCAATGATGAGAACCCTTCAGAACCGGGAGACCCTGGGACTGTACAATGATGAGAACCCTTCAGGACCAGGAGACCCTGGGACTGTACAATGATGAGAACCCTTCAGAACCGGGAGACCCTGGGACTGTACAATGATGAGAACTCTTCAGGACCGGGTGACCCTGGGACTGTACAATGATGAGAACCCTTCAGAACCGGGAGACCCTGGGACTGTACAATGATGAGAACCCTTCAGAACCGGGAGACCCTGGGACTGTACAATGATGAGAACTCTTCAGCACCAGGAGACCCTGGGACTGTACAATGATGAGAACTCTTCAGGACCGGGAGACCCTGGGACTGTACAATGATGAGAACCCTTCAGGACCAGTCACATAGAGAAGACGTGGAGAGGAAATCATCTTCATCTCCCATAGGAGAAGAGACAGGAGCCCCTCACTCTAGACCAGAGACCGCACACAGACGAGGGGGTTTTCCCTTTAAAAAGGATCCGTAGCAGAGAAGCCGGTCATGTGGAGATCTCCAGTGTGTGACACCCCCGGTCATGTCTAGAGCGAGACATCTGCTGTCACACGTAATCCCCTCATCTCTACTAATCCCAACTTCATTCATTCCCGGGCCCCTCCCCCTAAATCATTCCTAATCATCGGATAATGAGAGGAAGGGACAGAAATAGAAAGACAGAGAATAG
This DNA window, taken from Rhinoderma darwinii isolate aRhiDar2 chromosome 3 unlocalized genomic scaffold, aRhiDar2.hap1 SUPER_3_unloc_3, whole genome shotgun sequence, encodes the following:
- the LOC142683504 gene encoding sodium/potassium-transporting ATPase subunit beta-2-like; translation: MAALSQKKTCGKIMDDWKEFMWNPRTREFMGRTASSWGLILLFYFVFYAFLTAVFTLSMWVMLQTIDEYNPKYSDRLANPGLMIRPKLETLEVVYNVTAQNASWGVYVNGLNSELDIYNRSVQEERGTVCPNGVYNKQDDTGDVRNYPKKACQFLRDNLGECSGIDPTYGYSNGTPCVLIKMNKVIHFLPAPVTDLSNASITITCSGRNEENDRLLGSKVYFPSLSNNNVGTIDLKYFPYYGKKAQNNYTQPFVAVKFLNVTRGVDHNVECRVYAANINNQDERDKFQGRVIFRLRIDS